In Flagellatimonas centrodinii, a single window of DNA contains:
- a CDS encoding metal-sensitive transcriptional regulator — protein MMSIKETHQHKLIARLRRVEGQVRGIQGMIERDEPCEAVAQQLAAARKALDRSFYDMLACALDIRLGEARTLTAARGTGSEMVKLLAKYG, from the coding sequence ATGATGTCGATCAAGGAAACGCACCAGCACAAGCTGATCGCCCGCCTACGCCGGGTCGAGGGGCAGGTCCGCGGCATCCAGGGCATGATCGAACGGGATGAGCCCTGCGAAGCGGTCGCCCAGCAACTGGCCGCCGCCCGCAAGGCGCTGGACCGCAGCTTCTACGACATGCTCGCCTGCGCCCTGGATATCCGCTTGGGCGAAGCCCGCACGCTAACCGCAGCCCGAGGCACCGGCAGCGAGATGGTCAAGCTGCTCGCCAAGTACGGTTGA
- a CDS encoding fimbria/pilus outer membrane usher protein, producing MTHCPSIRQPRRRGSVRALLALTLILAPFPAAVSAPGDPALDQGQVNLILMEGPGVTDTARDLYLEVILNGVHTRRVIHVVQTDRGQLLAWPANLRDIGLTLAGVAPSVYLPLDALTEVHSRYDEPNQRLYLDAEVHRLNLRRQQLQAADHRRWPSQAGHGAVLNYDLYTQHGDHRNTFNAATGLRAFSGEQVIESTGLTRWSNSGEDAAYVRLDTRWTRSSPDQLWTLTAGDLISGSLPWSRATRLGGVQIRRNFALQPTLLTYPLPQFLGEAALPSDIELYVNGLRQYRGSVQPGPFAIDVPPGVSGSGLGEVVLTDVLGRSRRYAFDFYNSTRLLRAGLSDYAVEIGAVRRQFGRDSFRYRGDIATSGSIRYGFNDALTLEAHAEAGNGVALLGAGLVTGLAGAGTLSSAYAASAGAPDRAGAHGGQVSVDYSWTRDRISIGYGLTRTHGDYRDLAALDGRPPPNRAERALLGLSLGAAGSASLQYTRLDTEDGNRDRRLGAGYSIALFRNTSAYVSGSLNLDDSGDRGIFAGLSMTLGRRISAGIDTRRSGDTERYGAYAARSPGSDGGVGWRLRADRGNPTDVVQAEARYLGTYGDVTAGLWSLDARRSVYASASGALVMMRGDLLAARRIDDSFALVSTGGVAGITVLTENRPIGRTNGRGHYVLTGLNAYQPNRVGIDPLDVPVDHALAAVDQDVVPAQRAGVLVNFQLEPVRAALLLLQDGGGQPLPLGTRVLRDSDPVGVPVGFDGQAYLQGLSADNAIHVRLPDGGHCDLRFSLPAGEALPVIGPLRCEAAP from the coding sequence GTGACGCACTGTCCGTCGATCCGACAACCGCGCCGTCGCGGTAGCGTGCGTGCGCTGCTGGCGCTGACCTTGATCCTGGCCCCGTTCCCGGCTGCGGTGTCGGCCCCGGGCGATCCGGCCTTGGACCAGGGCCAGGTGAACCTGATTCTGATGGAGGGCCCGGGGGTAACCGACACCGCGCGGGATCTCTATCTGGAGGTCATTCTCAACGGCGTTCACACGCGCCGGGTCATCCACGTGGTCCAGACCGACCGTGGCCAGCTCCTGGCATGGCCGGCCAACCTCCGGGACATCGGGCTGACACTGGCGGGCGTCGCGCCGTCGGTCTACCTGCCCCTGGATGCGCTTACCGAAGTCCACAGCCGCTACGATGAGCCGAACCAACGCCTGTATCTGGACGCCGAGGTGCACCGCCTGAACCTTCGCAGGCAGCAGCTGCAGGCCGCTGACCACCGGCGCTGGCCGTCCCAGGCGGGGCACGGTGCCGTGCTCAACTACGATCTCTACACCCAGCATGGAGACCACCGAAACACCTTCAATGCCGCCACCGGACTACGGGCCTTCAGCGGCGAGCAGGTCATCGAAAGTACCGGGCTGACACGGTGGTCCAATAGCGGTGAAGACGCGGCCTACGTCCGTCTCGATACCCGCTGGACACGGTCGTCGCCCGATCAGTTGTGGACCCTGACCGCCGGCGATCTCATCAGCGGCAGCCTGCCCTGGTCGCGTGCGACCCGGCTCGGTGGCGTGCAGATTCGCCGCAACTTCGCCCTGCAGCCAACGCTGCTGACATACCCGCTGCCACAGTTCCTCGGCGAAGCCGCACTGCCATCGGACATCGAGCTTTACGTCAACGGCCTGCGCCAATACCGGGGCTCGGTACAGCCGGGTCCGTTCGCGATCGATGTGCCGCCGGGCGTCAGCGGCAGCGGCCTCGGGGAGGTCGTGCTCACCGACGTGCTTGGCCGCAGTCGTCGCTATGCATTCGATTTTTACAACAGCACCCGACTGCTGCGCGCCGGTCTCAGTGACTACGCAGTGGAAATCGGTGCCGTCCGTCGTCAGTTCGGACGAGATTCCTTTCGCTACCGCGGCGACATCGCGACCAGCGGCAGCATCCGCTACGGATTCAATGATGCGCTCACCCTTGAGGCGCATGCAGAGGCCGGCAACGGGGTGGCACTCCTGGGCGCGGGCCTCGTAACGGGCCTGGCCGGCGCCGGCACCCTCTCCTCGGCCTACGCTGCCAGTGCGGGCGCGCCGGATCGCGCCGGCGCGCACGGCGGACAAGTAAGCGTCGACTACAGCTGGACCCGTGATCGCATCAGTATCGGCTACGGCCTGACCCGCACCCATGGCGACTACCGCGACCTCGCGGCGCTGGACGGCCGCCCGCCCCCCAACCGTGCCGAACGGGCCCTGCTCGGCCTCAGCCTCGGCGCCGCTGGCAGCGCGTCACTGCAATACACCCGCCTCGATACCGAAGATGGCAACCGCGACCGACGGCTCGGCGCCGGGTACAGCATCGCCCTGTTTCGCAACACCAGCGCTTACGTCAGCGGCAGTCTCAACCTCGACGATAGCGGCGACCGCGGCATCTTCGCCGGTCTCTCGATGACCTTGGGTCGCCGTATCTCAGCCGGCATCGACACCCGTCGCTCGGGCGATACCGAGCGATACGGGGCCTACGCCGCGCGCTCACCCGGCAGCGACGGCGGCGTCGGCTGGCGGCTGCGCGCGGACCGGGGCAACCCGACCGACGTTGTTCAGGCCGAAGCTCGCTATCTCGGCACGTATGGTGACGTCACGGCAGGCCTGTGGTCGCTCGACGCGCGCCGCAGCGTCTATGCCAGCGCCAGCGGTGCGCTGGTGATGATGCGCGGCGACCTGCTCGCAGCGCGGCGGATCGACGACAGCTTCGCACTGGTGTCGACCGGCGGCGTTGCGGGCATCACGGTACTGACCGAAAACCGTCCGATCGGCCGCACCAACGGACGCGGTCACTATGTCCTGACAGGGCTCAATGCCTATCAGCCCAACCGGGTCGGGATCGACCCTCTCGATGTCCCGGTCGATCATGCGCTGGCGGCCGTCGATCAGGATGTCGTGCCAGCGCAGCGTGCCGGGGTTCTGGTCAATTTCCAGCTCGAACCCGTGCGCGCGGCCCTGTTGCTTCTGCAGGATGGCGGGGGCCAGCCGCTACCGCTTGGCACCCGGGTGCTGCGCGACAGCGACCCCGTCGGCGTCCCCGTGGGGTTCGACGGCCAGGCCTATCTGCAAGGATTGTCGGCCGACAATGCCATCCACGTCCGTCTGCCGGATGGCGGGCACTGCGACCTGCGTTTCTCCCTGCCCGCTGGCGAGGCCTTGCCGGTTATCGGCCCACTGCGTTGCGAGGCTGCCCCATGA
- a CDS encoding fimbrial biogenesis chaperone — MNVPLPPPPQRRRRVLHAVRALGMMMTMVVGMTMLARSPSALAAGLSVMPVSLQFATGEMMQGLWLSNTGNREITAQLRHFEWAQHDGDDQLQPTRALAASPPLFTLSPGQRQYVRIVRIDRQPRGRERSYRILVDELPDPSLPVRQGLNFVMRYSIPIFIESPDTPPQLQWQRHTAGDTLILSVRNTGARRAQLSELQLLDVNGRVVFEKPGLLGYALAHSGRRWTFALDSALADTVRDIRIHIDGSPARDALSVDPTTAPSR, encoded by the coding sequence ATGAACGTGCCGCTGCCACCACCACCGCAGCGCCGGCGACGGGTCCTGCATGCCGTCCGGGCCCTCGGCATGATGATGACAATGGTTGTCGGCATGACGATGCTCGCCCGGTCGCCGAGCGCCCTCGCCGCCGGGCTCAGCGTGATGCCGGTCAGCCTGCAATTTGCCACAGGCGAGATGATGCAGGGCCTGTGGCTCAGCAATACCGGCAACCGCGAAATCACCGCCCAGCTTCGCCACTTCGAATGGGCCCAGCACGATGGCGACGATCAGCTGCAGCCCACCCGGGCACTGGCCGCGAGTCCGCCGCTGTTCACACTGTCGCCCGGCCAGCGGCAGTACGTGCGGATCGTGCGGATCGATCGCCAGCCGCGTGGGCGTGAACGCAGTTACCGCATCCTCGTCGACGAACTGCCCGATCCATCGCTGCCGGTTCGCCAAGGGCTCAATTTCGTCATGCGCTATTCGATCCCGATTTTTATCGAATCACCGGACACCCCCCCACAGCTTCAGTGGCAGCGTCACACCGCCGGCGACACCCTCATCCTGTCGGTGCGCAATACCGGGGCGCGGCGGGCCCAGCTCTCCGAACTGCAACTGCTCGATGTCAACGGGCGCGTGGTGTTCGAGAAGCCCGGCCTGCTTGGTTATGCACTGGCGCACAGCGGGCGTCGGTGGACCTTTGCGCTCGACAGCGCGCTGGCCGATACGGTGCGCGACATCCGCATCCACATCGATGGAAGTCCGGCGCGTGACGCACTGTCCGTCGATCCGACAACCGCGCCGTCGCGGTAG
- a CDS encoding Csu type fimbrial protein, with translation MILSAPARTRATKRPSLRGRRRSRSGWAPWLILLGLLGCHGPATASTSCSATMTDVAFGTVDPHGGNVDVQATINYSCTITSILSSSRVRMCFSIGVGSSGLGHLTPRRMINGANAMAFQLYKDAGRSLIWATRFNSEGSVGVDLEVGALLGSATNSGSLTVYGRVPTGQSTLVPGSYSNTFGGAHTELVYQYNEFLLGLLGFPASCTSGGNGSGASTFPFVASAVVQKQCSPMFATPSIDFGTQGLLRTPVATTTILSPRCTNTTPYQIGLDNGQHASGNTRRMQSATGDHVSYELYRDASHSLRWGNTQNVDTVSGTGTGAAQDLTVHGRISEQTTPAAGSYSDTVTVTIYY, from the coding sequence ATGATCCTGTCCGCGCCAGCGCGCACCCGCGCAACGAAGCGCCCTTCACTACGAGGACGACGGCGCTCAAGATCAGGGTGGGCACCCTGGCTGATCCTGCTGGGCCTGCTTGGATGCCACGGTCCGGCGACCGCATCGACGTCCTGTAGCGCCACCATGACCGATGTCGCCTTCGGCACCGTCGACCCCCATGGCGGCAACGTTGATGTCCAGGCCACCATCAACTACAGCTGCACGATCACTTCGATCCTGTCGAGTTCCCGAGTCCGCATGTGCTTCAGCATCGGTGTCGGATCCAGTGGCCTCGGCCACCTGACACCCCGGCGGATGATCAACGGCGCCAACGCGATGGCCTTCCAGCTCTACAAGGACGCCGGACGCAGCCTGATCTGGGCAACGCGCTTCAACAGCGAAGGCAGCGTTGGCGTCGACCTGGAAGTCGGCGCCCTGCTCGGCAGCGCCACCAACAGTGGCTCGCTGACCGTCTACGGCCGGGTACCCACCGGACAGTCGACGCTGGTGCCGGGCAGCTACAGCAACACCTTCGGCGGCGCCCATACCGAACTGGTGTATCAGTACAACGAATTCCTATTGGGCTTGCTCGGATTCCCGGCCAGTTGCACCAGCGGGGGCAACGGCAGCGGTGCCAGCACCTTCCCCTTTGTCGCCAGCGCGGTGGTGCAAAAGCAATGTTCGCCGATGTTCGCCACCCCAAGTATCGACTTCGGCACCCAGGGCCTGCTCCGCACGCCGGTCGCGACCACTACCATCCTGTCGCCGCGATGCACCAACACCACGCCGTACCAGATCGGTCTCGACAACGGCCAGCATGCCAGTGGCAACACGCGACGGATGCAGAGCGCAACCGGCGACCATGTCAGCTACGAGCTATACCGCGATGCCAGCCATAGCCTGCGTTGGGGCAACACCCAGAACGTCGATACCGTCTCGGGGACCGGCACCGGGGCTGCGCAGGACCTGACGGTTCATGGTCGCATCAGCGAACAGACCACGCCGGCCGCCGGCAGTTACAGCGATACCGTGACGGTGACGATCTACTACTGA
- a CDS encoding helix-turn-helix domain-containing protein, with translation MRSFRGHDVKPLSQALTESLEDYFRELNGHAPKELYDTILSQVEPPLLKITLRYTGGNQSKAAEWLGLNRATLRKKLKQHKIEPQA, from the coding sequence ATGCGTTCGTTTCGTGGTCATGACGTCAAGCCGCTATCGCAGGCCTTGACCGAATCACTCGAAGATTATTTCCGTGAGCTCAATGGCCACGCACCGAAAGAACTGTATGACACCATCCTCAGCCAGGTGGAACCGCCCTTGCTGAAGATCACCCTGCGCTACACCGGCGGCAACCAGTCCAAGGCCGCCGAATGGCTGGGGCTGAATCGCGCCACCCTGCGCAAGAAGCTCAAGCAGCACAAGATCGAACCCCAGGCCTGA
- a CDS encoding TetR/AcrR family transcriptional regulator has protein sequence MPRARTTAAPAKARTYRGTRLEDRQAERRRRLIDAGLACFGSVGYQGSSVRAVCAEAGLTERYFYESFPHSEALLCAVYDSLIERLLQRAIAAVNDASPDPVAMARAALEVYYAFNEDPHIARVTHFEILGVSEQVDQRYRRAMDSFAGLIEQAMHPAAMTPPPGVQIPLVTTGLVGATVQITMQWFLSGYRLPREAVLSSALSLFEAVIAHSRKAVPRGKRNLRHS, from the coding sequence ATGCCTCGCGCCAGAACCACCGCCGCCCCCGCAAAAGCCCGCACCTATCGTGGCACCCGGCTGGAAGACCGTCAGGCAGAACGGCGCCGTCGATTGATTGATGCCGGCCTCGCCTGCTTCGGCTCCGTCGGCTACCAGGGCAGTTCAGTACGCGCCGTGTGTGCCGAGGCCGGGTTGACCGAGCGCTACTTCTACGAGTCCTTCCCGCACAGCGAGGCGCTGCTCTGCGCGGTCTACGACAGCCTGATCGAGCGACTGCTGCAACGCGCCATCGCCGCCGTCAATGATGCCTCTCCCGATCCGGTCGCCATGGCTCGCGCCGCGCTGGAGGTGTACTACGCGTTCAACGAGGATCCTCACATTGCGCGGGTCACCCACTTCGAGATCCTCGGGGTCAGCGAGCAGGTCGATCAGCGCTACCGCCGGGCCATGGACAGCTTCGCTGGACTGATCGAACAGGCCATGCATCCGGCCGCGATGACGCCACCGCCCGGGGTGCAGATTCCCCTTGTCACCACTGGCTTGGTCGGCGCCACCGTGCAGATCACCATGCAGTGGTTTTTGTCCGGCTACCGCCTGCCCCGGGAGGCCGTCCTCAGCAGCGCGCTCAGCCTGTTCGAGGCCGTCATCGCCCACAGCCGCAAAGCGGTGCCACGCGGTAAAAGAAACCTACGTCACAGCTGA
- a CDS encoding Csu type fimbrial protein: MSPQLNPKALAALTVLCTMTAAHAETDTSSFDVLLQITEACDVSSTAPNDLDFGTTSLLTGNLDQTSTLTVLCTTGTTFDIGLDAGINESSVDDISTRRMTDGDSSYVGYQLYQDVGRSVAWGDTVSTNTVSSTGTGDDQSFTVYGRVPTQITPAAGSYTDNVTVTVTY, from the coding sequence ATGAGCCCTCAACTGAACCCGAAAGCCCTCGCCGCACTGACGGTGCTGTGCACCATGACCGCCGCGCACGCGGAGACGGATACCAGCAGCTTTGACGTGCTGTTGCAGATTACCGAGGCCTGCGATGTCAGCAGCACGGCACCCAACGACCTTGATTTCGGTACCACGTCGCTGCTGACCGGCAACCTTGACCAGACCTCGACGCTGACGGTGCTGTGCACCACCGGCACCACCTTCGATATCGGGCTGGATGCGGGCATCAACGAATCCTCAGTGGACGACATCAGCACCCGCCGCATGACCGACGGCGACAGCAGTTATGTTGGCTATCAGCTCTACCAGGACGTGGGTCGCAGCGTCGCCTGGGGTGACACGGTCTCCACCAATACGGTGAGCAGCACCGGCACCGGTGACGATCAGAGCTTCACCGTCTATGGCCGGGTCCCAACCCAGATCACCCCCGCGGCGGGCAGCTATACCGACAACGTCACCGTCACCGTCACCTACTGA
- the purH gene encoding bifunctional phosphoribosylaminoimidazolecarboxamide formyltransferase/IMP cyclohydrolase, which produces MSQPVRCALLSVSDKTGILDLARALQAMEIALLSTGGTYKLLADAGLPVTEVSSHTGFPEIMDGRVKTLHPKIHGGLLGRRGQDDAVMAEHGIAPIDLLVLNLYPFEATVAKPGCTLDDAIENIDIGGPAMLRAAAKNWAHVAVVTSPDQYASLIDSLKAAGGLDRSQRFALSVAAFNRVAQYDAAISNYLSALSLDDAAEQVTGLAEFPAQHTACFEKVQDLRYGENPHQQAAFYREPQPAAGTLATYRQLQGKALSFNNLADADTAWECVRQFATPACVIVKHANPCGVAVADDALQAYEGAYRTDPTSAFGGIIAFNRPLTAAMAEAIISRQFVEVIIAPAVDDAALTATAAKGNVRVLVIPEGDGRNPHDLKRIGGGLLIQSGDHRVVTRDDLKVVSQRAPTDAELEDLLFCWQVAKFVKSNAIVYAKARCTIGVGAGQMSRVYSAKIAGIKAADEHLEVAGSVMASDAFFPFRDGIDAAAAAGITAVIQPGGSMRDAEVIAAADEAGMAMVFTGVRHFRH; this is translated from the coding sequence ATGTCCCAACCCGTTCGCTGCGCCCTGCTGTCGGTCTCTGACAAGACCGGCATTCTCGATCTTGCCCGCGCCCTGCAGGCCATGGAGATCGCCCTGCTGTCGACCGGCGGCACCTACAAGCTGCTGGCAGACGCCGGCTTGCCGGTCACCGAGGTCTCCAGCCACACCGGCTTCCCCGAAATAATGGACGGGCGGGTCAAGACCCTGCACCCGAAAATCCACGGCGGCCTGCTCGGCCGGCGCGGGCAGGATGATGCGGTGATGGCCGAGCATGGCATCGCCCCGATCGATCTGCTGGTGCTCAACCTGTATCCGTTCGAGGCGACCGTGGCAAAGCCCGGCTGTACGCTCGACGATGCCATCGAGAACATCGACATCGGCGGCCCGGCCATGTTGCGGGCAGCAGCCAAGAACTGGGCGCATGTCGCGGTGGTGACCTCGCCGGACCAGTACGCCAGCCTCATCGATTCGCTGAAAGCCGCTGGCGGCCTTGACCGCAGCCAGCGCTTCGCGCTGTCGGTGGCGGCGTTCAACCGGGTCGCCCAATACGATGCCGCCATCAGCAACTACCTGTCGGCCCTGTCGCTGGATGACGCTGCCGAACAGGTGACCGGCCTCGCCGAGTTTCCCGCCCAACACACTGCCTGCTTCGAGAAAGTGCAGGACCTGCGCTACGGTGAGAATCCACATCAGCAGGCCGCGTTCTATCGGGAGCCGCAGCCGGCCGCCGGCACCCTGGCGACCTATCGACAGCTCCAGGGCAAGGCCCTGTCATTCAACAACCTGGCGGATGCCGACACCGCCTGGGAATGCGTGCGCCAGTTCGCCACGCCCGCCTGTGTCATCGTCAAACATGCCAACCCCTGCGGTGTCGCAGTGGCCGACGATGCGCTGCAGGCCTATGAAGGCGCCTATCGCACGGATCCCACGTCGGCCTTCGGCGGCATCATCGCCTTCAATCGGCCGCTAACCGCCGCGATGGCCGAAGCCATCATCAGCCGCCAGTTCGTTGAGGTGATCATCGCCCCCGCGGTCGACGACGCGGCGCTGACTGCAACCGCAGCCAAGGGCAACGTGCGGGTACTGGTGATCCCCGAGGGCGATGGCCGCAATCCACACGATCTCAAGCGTATTGGCGGCGGCCTGCTGATCCAGAGCGGCGACCATCGCGTGGTCACCCGCGACGATCTGAAGGTGGTCAGTCAACGGGCGCCGACCGATGCCGAACTGGAGGATCTGCTGTTCTGCTGGCAGGTGGCGAAGTTCGTCAAATCCAATGCCATTGTCTACGCCAAGGCGCGCTGCACAATCGGCGTCGGCGCCGGCCAGATGAGCCGTGTCTACTCCGCGAAAATTGCCGGCATCAAGGCCGCCGATGAACATCTCGAGGTGGCCGGCAGTGTGATGGCCTCCGACGCCTTCTTTCCCTTCCGCGACGGCATCGATGCCGCCGCCGCCGCCGGCATCACCGCCGTCATTCAGCCCGGCGGCTCCATGCGCGATGCCGAAGTCATCGCCGCCGCCGACGAGGCCGGCATGGCGATGGTATTCACCGGCGTCCGCCACTTCCGCCACTGA
- a CDS encoding flavin-containing monooxygenase — MADGGAGGIPHHDVAIIGSGFGGLCMAIQLQRDGRDDFVLLERGADVGGTWRDNHYPGAACDVPSHLYSLSFEANADWSRKFPTQPELYAYLRDVTDKHGLRPHIRFNARVDSARFDATRGVWQVQTTQGALTARVLVAANGGLAEPKLPDIPGVERFAGKTFHSSQWDHDYDLKGKRVAVIGTGASAIQFVPEIADRVGRLDVYQRTPNWIIPRPDRPYSDTEKTLFRKLPIVRRLHRALIYWEHEARVMGMVINPALMKLFQKVAERHIRRQVPDAVLRRAVTPDYTIGCKRILISNAWYPALSRPNVALITDGIREIREHSIVTADGTEREVDCLIFATGFYATENPIAEVISGRDGQTLAQAWQDGEEAYLGTAVHGFPNLFFIVGPNTGLGHNSMVFMIETQVHYICQVLAHLDHQIEGAALEVDADVQADYNAELQGKLSKSIWATGCQSWYKHRSGKITALWPGFTFQFWLRARQVRARDYRTLTPTHTPETA, encoded by the coding sequence ATGGCAGACGGTGGCGCGGGGGGCATCCCCCATCACGATGTCGCGATCATCGGGTCCGGCTTTGGCGGGCTGTGCATGGCGATTCAGCTGCAGCGCGACGGGCGCGATGATTTCGTGCTGTTGGAGCGCGGCGCCGATGTCGGCGGTACCTGGCGTGACAACCACTATCCGGGCGCTGCCTGCGATGTGCCGTCGCACCTGTACTCGCTGTCGTTCGAAGCCAATGCCGACTGGTCGCGCAAGTTCCCCACACAGCCCGAGTTGTATGCCTACCTGCGGGACGTGACGGACAAGCACGGGCTGCGACCGCACATCCGGTTCAACGCGCGGGTCGACAGCGCACGGTTCGATGCCACGCGCGGGGTGTGGCAGGTCCAGACGACCCAGGGTGCCCTGACCGCACGCGTGCTGGTGGCAGCCAACGGAGGCCTCGCCGAGCCCAAGCTGCCGGACATCCCCGGTGTCGAACGCTTCGCTGGCAAGACCTTTCACTCATCGCAGTGGGACCACGACTACGACCTCAAGGGGAAGCGGGTGGCGGTGATCGGCACCGGCGCTTCGGCAATCCAGTTTGTCCCCGAAATTGCGGATCGGGTGGGGCGTCTCGACGTCTATCAACGCACGCCGAACTGGATCATCCCGCGTCCGGACCGGCCCTATTCCGATACCGAGAAGACGCTGTTCAGAAAGTTGCCCATCGTCCGTCGTCTGCATCGTGCGCTGATCTATTGGGAGCATGAGGCGCGGGTCATGGGCATGGTCATCAACCCGGCACTGATGAAGCTGTTCCAGAAAGTCGCGGAGCGGCACATTCGTCGCCAGGTGCCGGATGCGGTACTGCGTCGGGCGGTGACGCCGGACTACACCATCGGCTGCAAGCGCATCCTGATTTCCAATGCCTGGTATCCGGCGCTGAGCCGGCCGAACGTGGCGTTGATCACCGATGGCATCCGCGAGATCCGCGAACACAGCATCGTGACTGCGGACGGTACCGAGCGCGAAGTCGACTGCCTGATTTTCGCCACCGGCTTCTACGCCACCGAAAATCCGATTGCCGAGGTGATCAGCGGACGCGACGGCCAGACCCTGGCGCAGGCGTGGCAGGACGGTGAAGAGGCGTACCTCGGGACCGCCGTTCACGGCTTTCCGAACCTGTTTTTCATTGTTGGCCCCAATACCGGCCTCGGTCACAACTCGATGGTGTTCATGATCGAGACGCAGGTGCATTACATCTGTCAGGTGCTGGCGCATCTTGATCATCAGATCGAAGGCGCCGCATTGGAGGTGGACGCCGATGTACAGGCGGACTACAACGCCGAACTGCAGGGCAAGCTGTCGAAATCGATCTGGGCGACCGGTTGTCAGAGTTGGTACAAGCACCGCTCCGGCAAGATCACCGCGCTGTGGCCGGGTTTCACCTTCCAGTTCTGGCTCCGTGCGCGCCAGGTCCGCGCCCGCGACTATCGCACCCTGACCCCCACCCATACCCCCGAAACGGCCTGA
- a CDS encoding YeeE/YedE family protein, protein MVDTAAWMRGLAGGLMIGLAALSLLLFNGRIAGVSGVLGGALTGSMAGDRAWRWLFLVGLVVGALVYTLVAGRPVITAVPTSLGWTLIAGLLVGVGTRMGNGCTSGHGVCGLARFSGRSLVGTATFMLFGFVTVFVTRHLLGGL, encoded by the coding sequence ATGGTGGATACCGCGGCGTGGATGCGTGGTTTGGCTGGCGGCCTGATGATTGGGCTGGCGGCACTGAGCCTGCTGCTGTTCAACGGCCGCATTGCCGGGGTCAGCGGCGTCCTCGGCGGCGCGCTGACCGGCAGCATGGCCGGTGACCGGGCCTGGCGCTGGTTGTTTCTCGTCGGACTGGTAGTGGGGGCACTGGTCTACACCCTGGTGGCCGGACGGCCGGTGATCACCGCGGTCCCGACATCGCTCGGCTGGACCCTCATCGCCGGGCTGCTGGTCGGTGTCGGCACCCGGATGGGTAATGGCTGTACGTCGGGGCACGGGGTCTGTGGTTTGGCCCGATTCTCCGGTCGGTCGCTGGTCGGGACCGCCACGTTCATGCTGTTCGGGTTCGTGACGGTATTCGTAACCCGTCACCTGCTGGGAGGTCTGTGA
- a CDS encoding DUF6691 family protein — protein MRALIAVLVGMLFGFGLSLSGMTEPLRVLGFLDLAGQWDPTLGFVMGGALMVTLPGFWLARRRGRPILDSGFQLPTRRDLDRRLIIGTGLFGIGWGIAGFCPGPAIASLSSGLPMVLAFAAAMAVGMLVHDRLLNR, from the coding sequence ATGAGAGCGCTGATCGCGGTGCTGGTGGGCATGCTTTTCGGTTTCGGCCTGTCGTTGTCGGGCATGACCGAGCCGCTGCGGGTGTTGGGATTTCTCGATCTCGCCGGGCAGTGGGACCCCACCCTCGGGTTCGTCATGGGCGGCGCACTGATGGTGACGTTGCCGGGCTTCTGGCTGGCGCGCCGACGGGGTCGGCCGATACTCGATTCGGGGTTTCAGCTGCCGACGCGGCGCGACCTCGACCGCCGCTTGATCATCGGCACCGGACTGTTCGGTATCGGGTGGGGGATTGCCGGCTTCTGCCCGGGGCCGGCCATCGCCTCGCTTTCGAGCGGGCTGCCGATGGTGCTGGCCTTTGCCGCCGCCATGGCGGTTGGCATGTTGGTCCATGACCGGCTGCTGAACCGCTAA